One window from the genome of Maylandia zebra isolate NMK-2024a linkage group LG18, Mzebra_GT3a, whole genome shotgun sequence encodes:
- the cop1 gene encoding E3 ubiquitin-protein ligase COP1: MMSSNRPQQSAAGASSVPSTSSSSSSSSTGGTGNTNGGGGSSAPTSNGSTSGNVVPSRTLAAAGEGGLSVPTLAAVPSARGGLASLSRPSASSGNRKRSLHQAPLYNGLLNSYEDKSNDFVCPICFEMIDEAHMTKCGHSFCFKCIRQSLEDSNRCPKCNYIIDNVDQVYPNFLVNELILKQKQRSEEKRLKLDHPNGSRWQVFQDVLSPDQENLDLANVNLMLELLLQKKKQLEAESQAAQRQILMEFLKEARRNKREQLEQLQKELNFLEEDIKRVEEMSGLYSPVMEAECTVPNVEAPSPAPSCSSIIDQPDYNQPPGFGGAAQGKRQTWYNSTLASRRKRLTAHFEDLEQCYFSSKMSRITDEGRNLNQLDDFMECLSKFTRYNSVRPLATLSYASDLYNGSSIVSSIEFDRDCDYFAIAGVTKKIKVFEYGTVIQDAVDIHYPVNEMTCNSKISCISWSSYHKNLLASSDYEGTVILWDGFTGQRSKVYQEHEKRCWSVDFNLMDPKLLASGSDDAKVKLWSTNLDNSVASIEAKANVCCVKFSPTSRYHLAFGCADHCVHYYDLRNTKQPIMVFKGHRKAVSYAKFVNGEEIVSASTDSQLKLWNVNKPHCLRSFKGHINEKNFVGLASNGDYVACGSENNSLYLYYKGLSKTLLTFKFDTVKSVLDKDKKEDDTNEFVSAVCWRALPDGESNVLIAANSQGTIKVLELV; this comes from the exons ATGATGTCAAGCAACCGGCCACAGCAAAGCGCTGCTGGGGCGAGTTCAGTGCCCAgcacaagcagcagcagcagcagcagtagtacAGGAGGCACTGGGAATACAAACGGTGGCGGTGGCAGCAGCGCTCCCACAAGTAATGGGAGCACTTCTGGAAACGTTGTGCCCTCACGGACCCTTGCAGCGGCCGGAGAGGGCGGCCTGTCAGTGCCAACTCTGGCCGCCGTGCCGTCAGCCCGGGGCGGCTTAGCTTCTCTCAGCAGACCGTCTGCGTCCTCTGGTAACAGAAAGAGATCCCTGCATCAGGCACCACTGTACAACGGTCTCTTGAATTCATACGAAGATAAAAGCAACGACTTCGTCTG TCCCATTTGCTTCGAAATGATAGACGAGGCACACATGACGAAGTGCGGGCACAGTTTTTG TTTCAAGTGTATCCGCCAGAGTCTGGAGGACAGCAACAGATGTCCCAAGTGTAACTATATTATCGATAATGTGGATCAGGTCTACCCAAACTTTCTTG TAAATGAACTGATccttaaacaaaaacagaggtcAGAAGAGAAGAGGCTAAAGTTAGATCATCCA AATGGGTCTCGGTGGCAGGTCTTCCAGGATGTTTTGAGTCCTGATCAGGAGAACTTGGACCTGGCAAATGTCAACCTGATGCTCGAGCTGCTGCttcagaagaagaagcagctggaaGCG GAATCCCAGGCAGCTCAGAGACAGATCCTCATGGAGTTCCTTAAAGAAGCCAGGAGAAACAAGAGAGAG CAACTAGAGCAACTGCAGAAAGAGCTCAACTTCCTCGAAGAAGACATCAAACGTGTTGAG GAAATGAGTGGGCTGTACTCTCCTGTGATGGAGGCTGAGTGTACTGTGCCTAATGTGGAAGCTCCCTCTCCAGCACCCAG TTGCAGTAGTATTATAGACCAACCCGACTACAACCAGCCTCCAGGATTTGGTGGAGCAGCCCAG GGAAAACGTCAGACCTGGTACAACAGCACCCTGGCGTCAAGAAGAAAGAGGCTCACAGCTCATTTTGAGGATCTAGAGCAGTGCTACTTCTCCAGCAAAATGTCCCGCATCACAG atgagGGCAGGAACCTGAATCAGCTGGATGATTTCATGGAGTGTTTGTCAAAGTTCACTCGCTATAACTCTGTGCGGCCGCTGGCCACCCTGTCATACGCCAGTGACCTCTATAATGGCTCCAGTATCGTGTCTag TATTGAGTTTGACCGAGACTGTGACTACTTTGCCATCGCTGGCGTAACCAAAAAGATCAAGGTGTTTGAGTACGGCACTGTGATCCAGGATGCAGTGGACATCCACTACCCTGTCAACGAAATGACTTGCAATTCCAAAATCAG CTGTATCAGCTGGAGCAGTTATCACAAAAACCTCCTGGCCAGCAGTGACTATGAGGGAACTGTTATTTTGTGGGATGGATTCACAGGCCAGAGGTCCAAAGTCTACCAG GAACATGAAAAAAGGTGTTGGAGTGTAGACTTCAATCTCATGGACCCAAAGCTTTTAGCCTCAGGTTCTGATGATGCTAAAG tcaaGTTGTGGTCAACTAATCTTGACAATTCAGTGGCTAGCATTGAGGCTAAGGCTAACGTCTGCTGTGTTAAATTCAGCCCAACCTCCAGATATCATCTGGCCTTCGGTTGTGCAG ACCACTGTGTTCACTACTATGATCTCCGCAACACTAAGCAGCCAATCATGGTGTTCAAAGGCCACAGGAAGGCCGTCTCCTATGCCAAGTTCGTCAATGGAGAGGAAATTGTTTCTGC TTCGACGGACAGTCAGCTGAAGCTGTGGAATGTCAACAAACCTCACTGCCTGCGCTCCTTCAAGGGTCACATCAACGAGAAGAACTTTGTGGGCCTGGCCTCAAACGGAGACTACGTTGCCTGTG gcaGTGAGAACAACTCCCTGTATCTGTACTACAAAGGACTTTCCAAGACACTGTTAACATTCAAGTTTGACACAGTGAAGAGCGTTCTGGACAAGGATAAGAAGGAGGACGACACCAACGAGTTTGTCAGTGctgtctgctggagggccctgCCT